In Paludibaculum fermentans, the genomic stretch CGATGCGCTTGGTAGGGAATCGCGCTACGCCGTGCGCTTATTGAGGAAGTCGCCGGGCTTCACGATCACCGCTACGCTGACAATCGCATTGTGCCTGGGTGCGAACCTCACCATCTTTGCCGTGATGGACTCCATCCTGTTACGCCCACTGCCCTTTCCTGAGGCGGATCGTCTGGTGACGGTTTACAACTCTTATCCGAAGGCCGGAGTGGAACGCGACGGCTCATCCATCACCAATTACTACGAGCGCCGCGGGCAGATTCCAGCCTTCTCCTCACTCTCGCTCTACCGGAATGCCACGGCGATTGTAGGCGAATCCGGATTCACGGAACGTGAACAGGTCGTCCAGGTGACACCCGAGTTCTTCAGCACCCTCGGCTTGGGACCCATGCTGGGCCGGGCCTTCACAGAGAGGGAGACTTCGTATCAGACCGACAATGTGGTCATCCTGAGCGATGCCTACTGGCGCCAGCACTTCAACTCCGACCCGGGGGCAATCGGCCGTCAGCTTCGCATGGACGGCAACCCCTCCACGATCGTCGGCATTCTGCCGCCAGGTTTCCGCTTCCTTTCCTCGGAAGCAAAGTTATTCAGCCCTCTCTCCTCGAATCCCGAGGCGCGCAGCCCGCAGAACCGCCACTCGGGCGGCAATTCGAAACATATGATCGCTCGCCTCGCCTCGGAGGCCACTCTCGGTTTGGCTCAGGCGCAGATCGACGCGCAGAATGCCGCCCTTGGGGCTGACAACCCCAAGGAGCAGTCCTTCCTGTCTGACGCGGGTTTCCGCTCTGTCGTCGCCGGCCTGCACGCGGATCATGTAGCCGGCATTCGACCGGTGCTGCTCTGGATGCAGGCCGGTGCGATTGCCCTGCTGCTGATCGGCGCGGTCAATCTGATGAATCTGCTGCTCGTCCGTGCCAATGGCCGGATGAAGGAGGTCGCTGTGCGCCAGGCGTTGGGCGCCAGCCGCTTGCACGTTGTGAGCGAAGCGTTCGTTGAAACTACGTTTCTTACGATGGGCGGGGGCCTGCTGGGGCTCGCTGTTGGTGCCGCGGGCATCCAGTTGCTTGCCGCGTTGGGCGCGGATCGTCTGCCGCTCGGCAGCAATATCGCCCTTGATGCCCGTTCCGCGGCCGCCGCGTTCGTGGGCGCCCTGCTGCTGGGAGTCCTGCTCGCCGCACCAATCGTCTGGTTGAACCTGCGTGGCCACTCCACGGCCACTATTCGCTCCGAAGCTCGCGGCGCCACCTCCAGCCGCGCTGCTCAAAGGCTGCGCCACGCCTTCATTGTTGCCCAGATTGCGTTAGCCCTTGTACTGCTCTCCGGCGCTGGTATCCTCGGCCTCAGCCTGGAGCGCGCCATGGCTGTCTCGCCGGGCTTCCGGCCCGGTCACGTCCTCACCAGCCAGATCTCAGTGCCGTGGAGCAGCTATCGGACCTGGCCGGACCGTGTCGCTTTCAACGAAAAACTGCTGCGCCAACTCGCTACACAGCCCGGAGTAGCCGCCACGGGTATCGTCAATAACGTGCCACTCAGCGGCAGAAGCGGCAAGAGCGCGGCCGCGGTCAAAGGGCACAGCCGACGGGCGGGCGAAGCGCCTCGCGGTCACTTTGCCTATGGGGTCGACGGCGACTACTTTGCCGCCATGGGGTTTAGCCTACGGGAAGGACGCTTCCTGACCGCTTCCGACTCCCGCCGTGCCGGGCGTGTCTGTGTAGTCGACGAGGACTTCGCTCGCTACTACTGGCCTGGGACCAGCGCACTTGGCCAACTCGTCTTTAACGGTCCCGATGTGAAAGACGACTCCGAGGCTTACACCGTCGTCGGGGTTGTCGGGAACGTGAAGCAGGCCGGTCTCACCGATGAGGTGGCGCAGGGCGCCGTCTATTACCCGTATGCCATGCGTTCGGACGAGAATCTCTTCGTCGTCATTCGCACGAGCCTGCCGCCCGAGTCTTTGGCGATGGCCTTGCAACGGACCGTCCGGCAGATCGATCCAGACTTGCCGTTGAGCGACGTGCGCTCCATGGAATCGCGCATTACCGACAGCCTTATCGCCTATCGTTCTCCTGCGCTCACTGTGGCGATCTTCTCCGTCGTTGCGGTGCTGCTCACCGCCATTGGCACGTATGGAGTCCTGAGCTATGCCGTCACACAGCGCCGCCGCGAAATTGGCCTCCGAATGGCGCTCGGTGCGCGGCCGGGGCAAATCAGGGCGCAGTTCCTCGCACTGGCGATGCGGTTGCTCGGCGCCGGAATCGCTGCCGGTCTGGTCGGTGCCTGGATCGCCGGTGAGTCGATGCGGGCCCTGTTGTTCCATGTACCGCCGGTTCATCTGGCCACCCTCATTGGTTCTGTCGCCCTTATCGGACTGGTGGCCCTGGGTGCGTGCCTGATTCCTTCCTACCGTGCGGCGCGGATTTCGCCCATGGAGGCACTCGCCGGAGACCAATGAGCGCCGCCTTGAGGGATGGCTGGAATCCCAATCGGCCCCAGGCGAATCAAAAGGAGAAATGACCGGTCGCAACCTGACTATCACCTACATCGGCGGGCCGACGGCCCTCATTGAGTTCGGCTCGGTTCGCGTGCTCACAGACCCGACCTTCGATCCCCCCGGTGGAGACTACACGACAGGTCCTGTCACTCTCCACAAACTCACCGGTCCGGCTATACCGGCTGACCAACTCGGATCGATTGACTACGTGCTCTTGAGTCACGACCATCATTTCGACAATCTCGATCACGCCGGACGGAGCCTGCTTTCCACCGCGAAGTCCGTCCTCACGACGGAGGAGGGCGCCGGCCGGTTGGGTGGCAATAGCGTAGGAATGAAGCCGTGGCAAAGTGTGGAGTTGGAGGTAGGAGCTGGAAACATCCTGAAGGTTGTAGCCACCCCCGCGCGGCACGGCCCCAGTGACGGGGACCGCGGTCCTGTGGTCGGCTTCGTTCTGTACTATTCAGACGCGCCCGATCGCTGTGTCTATTTCTCCGGCGATACCGTCTGGTACGAAGCGGTCGCCGAGGTCGGCCAGCGGTTCCCTGTCAAGACCGCCATTCTCAACCTGGGCGCGGCGCGGGTGCCGGTGGTTGGCTCTCAACACCTGACTATGACAGCCGAAGAAGCCGTGGAATTCGCCAGGTCATTCCCGCAAGCGACCATCGTCCCGCTTCACTTCGAGGGATGGCAGCACTTCTCTGAAGGGAAGGACAAAATTGCCCTGGCCTTCGCCGAGGCGGGGCTCAGTACCCGGCTTTGCTGGCCGGACTTGGGCGGCAGGAACCGAATCGTCCAGTGACTTTGCTGCGTCGGCGAACAGACGAATGCTATGGGCGCCCACTCCCGAGGGCGCCCTATTGCACCACGAGAATCGGCGCCTGCCAAAACGCTGCCTTCTGCCCCGCGGGGTTCAGCACCGTCACCTGGCAGTCATACTTGCCCGGCTGCAGCTGCGCCAGCGAAACATCGAACTGAATCGGCAGTATCTTCAATCGCCCG encodes the following:
- a CDS encoding ABC transporter permease, whose product is MLGGLRSLWRVLSRRRSFEAGMTEELRFHIEEYTQDLIRSGLSPQEAERQARIEFGGVNTVQEECREARRLHLFDALGRESRYAVRLLRKSPGFTITATLTIALCLGANLTIFAVMDSILLRPLPFPEADRLVTVYNSYPKAGVERDGSSITNYYERRGQIPAFSSLSLYRNATAIVGESGFTEREQVVQVTPEFFSTLGLGPMLGRAFTERETSYQTDNVVILSDAYWRQHFNSDPGAIGRQLRMDGNPSTIVGILPPGFRFLSSEAKLFSPLSSNPEARSPQNRHSGGNSKHMIARLASEATLGLAQAQIDAQNAALGADNPKEQSFLSDAGFRSVVAGLHADHVAGIRPVLLWMQAGAIALLLIGAVNLMNLLLVRANGRMKEVAVRQALGASRLHVVSEAFVETTFLTMGGGLLGLAVGAAGIQLLAALGADRLPLGSNIALDARSAAAAFVGALLLGVLLAAPIVWLNLRGHSTATIRSEARGATSSRAAQRLRHAFIVAQIALALVLLSGAGILGLSLERAMAVSPGFRPGHVLTSQISVPWSSYRTWPDRVAFNEKLLRQLATQPGVAATGIVNNVPLSGRSGKSAAAVKGHSRRAGEAPRGHFAYGVDGDYFAAMGFSLREGRFLTASDSRRAGRVCVVDEDFARYYWPGTSALGQLVFNGPDVKDDSEAYTVVGVVGNVKQAGLTDEVAQGAVYYPYAMRSDENLFVVIRTSLPPESLAMALQRTVRQIDPDLPLSDVRSMESRITDSLIAYRSPALTVAIFSVVAVLLTAIGTYGVLSYAVTQRRREIGLRMALGARPGQIRAQFLALAMRLLGAGIAAGLVGAWIAGESMRALLFHVPPVHLATLIGSVALIGLVALGACLIPSYRAARISPMEALAGDQ
- a CDS encoding MBL fold metallo-hydrolase, which codes for MTGRNLTITYIGGPTALIEFGSVRVLTDPTFDPPGGDYTTGPVTLHKLTGPAIPADQLGSIDYVLLSHDHHFDNLDHAGRSLLSTAKSVLTTEEGAGRLGGNSVGMKPWQSVELEVGAGNILKVVATPARHGPSDGDRGPVVGFVLYYSDAPDRCVYFSGDTVWYEAVAEVGQRFPVKTAILNLGAARVPVVGSQHLTMTAEEAVEFARSFPQATIVPLHFEGWQHFSEGKDKIALAFAEAGLSTRLCWPDLGGRNRIVQ